In Vidua chalybeata isolate OUT-0048 chromosome 5, bVidCha1 merged haplotype, whole genome shotgun sequence, one genomic interval encodes:
- the ARHGDIB gene encoding rho GDP-dissociation inhibitor 2 translates to MTEKTQEPHVEDDDDELDGKLNYKPPPQKTLQELQELDKDDESLAKYKKSLLGDGPVVVDPTAPNVVVTRLTLVCDSAPGPITMDLTGDLEALKKETFVLKEGVEYRVKIHFRVNRDIVSGLKYVQHTYRTGVKVDKATFMVGSYGPRPEEYEFLTPIEEAPKGMLARGTYHNKSFFTDDDKHDHLTWEWNLSIKKEWTE, encoded by the exons ATGACTGAGAAGACACAAGAACCTCATGtggaggatgatgatgatgagctGGATGGGAAACTCAATTACAAACCTCCTCCCCAGAAaacactgcaggagctgcaagaGTTGGACAAGGATGATGAAAGCCTCGCAAAGTACAAGAAGTCCCTGCTGGGAGATGGACCAGTGGTAGTAG ACCCAACAGCTCCCAATGTGGTGGTCACCCGACTCACTCTGGTATGTGACTCTGCTCCAGGACCGATCACTATGGACCTTACAG GTGACCTTGAAGCACTCAAGAAAGAGACCTTCGTATTAAAGGAAGGGGTGGAATACAGAGTTAAGATCCACTTCAGA GTAAACAGGGACATTGTGTCGGGACTGAAGTATGTGCAGCACACCTACCGGACAGGGGTGAAGG TGGACAAAGCCACATTCATGGTTGGCAGCTATGGGCCACGGCCAGAGGAGTACGAGTTCCTGACACCTATTGAAGAGGCTCCTAAGGGTATGCTGGCTCGAGGCACCTATCACAACAAATCCTTCTTCACGGATGATGACAAGCACGACCATCTCACCTGGGAGTGGAACCTGTCCATCAAGAAGGAATGGACAGAATGA
- the ERP27 gene encoding endoplasmic reticulum resident protein 27, with protein MARRRQAGSMGTSVFPCLFVILLTRCSPAGCAGGSESASHSTASTTDKPILLNNIPDAEAFISGAEVAVIGFFQDPQSPEADEFRLAAGQIPEVPFGLSSSAAVLSHYGASENTVALFRTVDSDRRDLDMNNREVDAKKLTRFVRINELRLVTEYNPVTSIGVMQSSLQFNLLLITDKMSPKHPERMRKFRAAAELYKGKILFILLDSNLKSNERVLSYFQLKKSQLPALAIFHTPDDEHEVLTVGDISMERVQDFCNRFLQRMPKKEDKSEEKPLNEEL; from the exons ATGGCGAGGAGAAGGCAAGCTGGTAGCATGGGCACATCCGTCTTTCCGTGCCTCTTTGTTATCCTGCTTACCAGATGCTCCCCAGCAGGGTGTGCTGGAGGGAGCGAGTCTGCATCCCACA gcacagccagcaccaCAGACAAACCCATCCTGTTAAACAACATCCCAGATGCCGAAGCCTTCATCAGTGGTGCAGAGGTGGCAGTCATTGGATTCTTCCAG GACCCGCAGAGCCCCGAAGCGGACGAGTTTCGCCTGGCGGCCGGACAGATCCCGGAGGTGCCCTTCGGCCTCAGCAGCAGCGCCGCCGTCCTGTCCCACTACGGCGCCTCGGAGAACACTGTCGCGCTGTTCCGCACG GTAGACAGTGACCGGCGGGATCTGGATATGAACAACAGAGAGGTTGATGCCAAGAAGCTGACTCGCTTCGTTCGGATAAATGAGCTCCGTCTGGTGACAGAGTACAACCCTGTG acATCAATAGGTGTGATGCAGAGTTCACTCCAGTTTAACCTCCTCCTGATCACAGACAAGATGTCTCCAAAGCACCCTGAGCGAATGCGCAAATTTCGGGCGGCAGCAGAGCTTTACAAGGGGAAG ATTCTCTTTATCCTGTTAGACAGCAATTTGAAGAGCAATGAACGAGTTTTGTCATACTTCCAACTGAAGAAgtcccagctgccagctctggctATATTCCACACACCGGATGATGAGCACGAAGTGTTGACTGTGGGTGACATCTCCATGGAGCGTGTACAGGACTTCTGTAATCGTTTCCTACAAAGAATGCCAAAG AAAGAAGACAAATCTGAGGAGAAGCCCCTCAATGAAGAACTCTGA